A segment of the Capra hircus breed San Clemente chromosome 19, ASM170441v1, whole genome shotgun sequence genome:
TATTGCCCCTGCTGTATGCCCAGTACTGTTCTAGTTCCTGGGGATATAAAGCATCTTACATTGGAAATGGGGAGACAAATGATAAACGAGTAAAGAGTAACAGAATGAGAGTATTTCAAGTAGTGTTAACTagctctgaaaaaaataaaattggtatGGAACAGTGCAGTGATGATCAGGGAAAACTCTGAAGAGGTGACATTTAAGCTGTTCCCTGAATGATGAGAAAGAACCGACAGGTGAAATGCAGGATAAAGACACTCAGGGCAGAAGGTGCTGAGATGAGGACAAGCCTGACATGCTCACGATTCAGAGAGAAGGTCAGAAAAGTGGGAGTTGGGCAGGGGGTGGTAGGGAGGAGAAGGTGCAGGAAATGAAGGTGGGAGGTAGGCAGGGGCTCGATCATGTGGGACTTTATAAGCTAGAGTGGACTTGGGAGATTATTCTAAGCGCGAGGCTAGCGCTTAGGTGGGGAAGGGACCCCAATCCTCCCCGCCAGGGGCAGCCTGGGGAGAGCTGATGGGCATAGTATAGGGCAGGGTGGGTGGGTCACAGGGGCCAAGCTGACCTGCAGGACGTGGTCAATGGCCCCCTTGAGCGTGGAGGCACCGCCAGTGCCTGGGGAGGCGGTGAGACCCAGCACCTGTGGCAGCGGCCGGGtcctctggagtttcagctccaggtATCGGCTCAGGATGATGTTGTAGACGGTGTCTTTGTGCGTGTGGTGACACTCATCCACCACCAGCAGGGAGAAGGCTGGGGGCGCACAAGGGAAGGTTATGACCTGAGTTTGCACAGCCCTTCTTCCCATAAGCTTTGTTTTGCGCAGTCCTTACAGCTTATCTGAgaatccctccctcccttcacaGCCTGCACCTGGGCCCCAGAGAATGGGCCAGGCAGGGACAATTTACCTCCATCTTGCAGATTAGTAAACTAAGGCTCAGCTGGGGCAAGGGACCTGCCCCAAATCCTGCACTCTAGCCAGATCTGTTTCTACTGGGGTGTATGCTGGGGTTTGGTGAATGGGGAATTCCTCATTCTATAAAGTGTTCCTTTACTACAACAGGAGCCTTGGGGTCCCCCAGGCAGGGTGCCTCGGGTGTACCCTCTtcccctgcccacagccctcaCCATTGAGTTCCACATGCTCCTCCTCTTCCAGGCTGGCCAGTGCCTTCTGCAGCAGCTCAGCTGTGCAGATGAGCAGGTCGTGCCTCCGGGCCATGTGGCCAAAGCCAGCTCGTGGCCCCATGTCCCCGCTCAGGGTTGTGATGGTCCAGCGTCTGTCGAGCATGCGGCTGAACTCCTCATAATGCTGGGTCACCAGGTGCACCTGGAGGTGGAGAATGAGACGGGAGAGGAAGCTAGATGAGGGtctgggggatgggggtggagcCAGGTGAACCCCTCAGCACATAGCTGGCTTCTGGAATGGGTGAAGAGACAGGGAAACTTAGAGATGGTCACAGCCACTTTGGAGTTCTGGAGGCTCCTGAGAGGTTACCTGAGGAATTGAGAAGCCACAGTGTGGGGAGGGCAGGACACTCACCCTGTTGACCAATACAACCACCTTGGCTCCGTCCACGGTCTCTAAATGCCTCTTGGCCACATAAGCAGCTGCCCTGGTCTTCCCAGAGCCTGTGGGCAGCCATATGATGATATTCTTCCCCTCCAGGGCAGGCATGATCACCTCCCACTGGTAGGGTCGCAGCTCCATCCTGGAAATGGCAGGGAGCTCAGACCCAAAGACCCTCCTGGCTCCCTCCCAGGCCCAGCCCCTGTCAGAGCCACTCCCCCTTCCTGGCCAGCTCCATCTGGTTGGGGGAGCTCCTTGTGCAGGGCGTGGGGCGGTGGTGGGTGGGAACATCTTCCGCGCTCGAAGGAGAAGGGGCAGGGCAACACTGGGACCTACCGGGAACCTGAGGTGGGTGGGAGCAGACCACGCCAGCCCCAGATATGCTGACAAGGCCTGTCTGGCCTGCAGCCTTGCCGGCTCAGCCCAAATGCTGCTGGGctctgcagagaaggaaatcgaAACTGAAACTGAGGGGAGGAGCCAGCCCAGCAGAGATCAATCTAGGAATCTCCCTTCCAGGCCCTTCAGAAAAACAAATCCTGTGCTTCCGGGGGCCGGGGGTCGGGGGCTGGTGCAGGGTGAGGGTGGGCAGTGAGGGGAAGAGAAATGCTGCTGACCGAACGGGACAGCAGCCTGGGTcctgctcagcccctcccccaggagcAGCCAGCAGGGAgatggcgggggcggggcgcggggggtggggggacaggaaCGGGAGGGGCCAGAGGCTTGCTGGGAAGGGCAGCCCCAGCTTGCAGGGGATATTGGTGGAACAGGGTCAACAGGGGATTTTACTGAGGAAACCACCacacaagacaaaacaaaaccaaaactttattGTTCCCTTGGAGGGATTAATGCCAGGAAATGAATGGTCCCCATGCCCCCTACCCCTAGGGGACAAACAGAGCAGTGCCGGGTGAGGCATGGCCCCTTCAGTCCAGCTTGAGCTTCCAAGCTCTGATGCCCCCTACTCAAGCTAAAATTGGGGATCCTGCCCTTGAGGAACCAGTGATCTGAGCAAGGCCCAGGATTCCAAAGCTGTATCGCttgtggggagtgtgtgtgtgtgtgtgtgtgtgtgtgtgtgtgtggggatcGGATCAGGaagaggggcgggggggggggggcaccagGGCGGGGCAGCGTTTATCCTCTGGCCACTAGCCATGCTTAGAGGCTCCCAGAGCAGGGAAACCCATTCCCAAGCTCAGACATGATGAAAGGTGGGACAGAGCTGCAGCCTTGGGGATGCCTCAGGGCCCAGAAAGGGCTGCAGGATCAGGGGCTGGAGGGTCCCGGGCTGGAGTGTCTCAGACAGAGGGGGACCTGGGCACAGGGGCACCCCAGGGATGAGATCAGAACTGGAGGAGGAGACATTCCACGTTGAGGCCGAGGTCCAAGGCTGGACTACTTGTCAATGAGCCCGCCCTCCTTGAGCTTGAAGTAGAAGAACTTCTCCAGGGCGCTGGCGCACCGGCAGTACTCGCTGTCCGGGGGGTTGTACTCGCGGCAGTTGGCAATGACCCGCTGCAGGTCGGCCACAAAGAGCTTCCGGGTCACATAGTAGCGGCTGCGCAGCCTCTCTGTCATGGTCTTCAGGTCTGGGCAGCAAGAGAGGAAAGGGCATACCTTTGAGAGGCTGCCCGGCCATGGAGGGCCGGAGCTGGGGCAGGCGTGGGAGGAAGGGGTTAGAAGGAAGGGTCCTCACCAATGGGGAAGCGGATGACCTCGTAGTAGTCTGGGGCCTCTGACTTCTTCACGGGCTCCATGAAAGGCCAGGCACTGGGGTGGGACTGCAGAGGACAGTCAAGCTGGGTCCAGATCCACTGTGCCCCTGCCCAACTCGGGACTGCCACCCCCTCACCCTTGGTCAGAAAGCCACAGCCTTTGGCACAGGGACCCCCAGAAGAGAGCCTGGTCTCCCCACCTTGATCTGGGCCAGCAGGTTTTTGAGGGTTGTGTAGAGCTGGTCAGGGTCCTTCAACTCCTTCCTGGAGCAAGAGAGGCCGAGTCTGAGGCTCCTGGGCCCTCTGCTGCCCTTGCCCCACACTGTCCACTCCCTCCACACAACACTCACCCTTtctccttccccagtggcttccaGCCTGTCTCTCCTGCAAAATGGGAGAACACCCTTAAGAATGCCTATCCACACCCCGAGCAGCACAACCCCTCCCGTGCCAAGACCCTTGCTCACGAATGCCagggacgctctccacagggatcTGGCGCACACCCTCCTTGAAGCAGCTGAGCCCGGGATAGACCTTTCGGATCTGGGCCTGTTTGCGCTCAATCAGCTTCTTGATGATCTGAGGGAAGGAAGGGTCTGAGAGGCCAACCCAGCTCCAGCGACCAGACTCTCCGGCCGCAGGCAGGGAGGGCTCCCCCACTTGCCCCTCGAGGCAGCGCAAGAACCAAGACCCTGGCCAGCCCCACTTCATGTGTGCACAGCAGGTATATACGCATCTCTATACCCACACACGTGTTCACTCAAGCGCGTGTTCACTCAAGCGCATGTTCACGGAGAGCCCCATGGAGACACGCACGTGAGCATACTCACCTCCTTCTGCTTCTTGATGatgtgggacagctctgtgtaGGGGATTCGAGGGTTCAGCTCACACTCCATCAGTGTCGCACCCTCGTAGTCCTTGATGTAGCCCAAGTAGCGGCTCTTGGGCACCTTGATGTCCTTGGAGAAGCCCTAGGGAGTGGAGAGTTACCACCAACCCATCAGCAAGGCTCTTCCAGCTTGAATCTGTCCCTGGAACATTTCCAGGCCGGCAGCCCTTCCTGATTCACCCCCGACCCCTGTGCCCCACCCTGAGAACTTCCCAGCTCTCCCCGCTGCCTCTTCCCTggggcagcagcaggagggagaAAGACAGGCATGAAGGACTTCCCTACAGGTGCTGGATGGAACAGGGGACATGAAGCCCACCCACACCGGGGGCGAGACAGAATGACTCCTGACCCCAGTCAGTGGGCAAACAGAGGTGAGAGTCACCTGCTTCTTGAAGTAGCCGATGGCGTACTCGTCGGCGTAGGTGAGGAAGTAGAGAATGCTGTGCTTGATGTGATACTCCTTCAGGTGGTTCATCAGGTGAGTGCCATAGCCCTGCAGGGGAGGGGCAGAGCTCATCAGGCGGGAGGAGGCAGGCCTACAGCTAGAGCGGCCtcaggagggtggggagaggagggcagggacaGGAGGGAGCCGACTGGAAAGGAGGTGGGGACAGCCAGGGGATCTGAGTCAGGTAGGAGGAAAGGCGACCGGCAGAGGAAGGGGAGCTTAtagggagaaaagcaaaggatgcTGGGTTTCTAAGCGCTTACTCCAGGCCAGGTGCGACGCTTGGTTCTTTACAGAGCAATCCTCAAGTTAACCCATGAAACAGCTATCATTACCTCCatcttacagaagaaaaaactgaaaCTCAGCTATGTCAGGAAATATGTCCAGGTCAGGTGACCAGCCATGGCAGGGAGAGCCTGGATCTAAACCCAACCGGGAAGCTGTGGTCCACAGGCCACGGTTCCCAGTCCCTGGGCCTCAGAActggaggaaaggggagaggggatCACAAGGGCCCCCCTCATCATGACATCTGAACCCCAAAGAGACACCCTGTCATCCACAAACATTAGGACCGGAGGCACCACGCAGATCTGAGTTATGGAAAATGGGACAATCATGGAatcttctggtggtccagtggttaggatactttgctttcactgccaagggtgtgggtttgattctagttggggaactaagacctggcaagcctcacagtgcagccaaaaaataaaaataaaaaataaagtagccacaccattttaaaaaaataggtaagACAAACCGGGGACCCTACTAGTCGGCCTGTTGAGACAGGATAGAAGACGGGACGACCACCCAGAGCGGGATTGTTGAAAAAATTATCAACTCTCCGATGCATGTACATGTTCTTGTGATGAAGGAAACACAGATCCATTTAAAAGTGTTACTATAAATCTggagagttctcatcacaaaggaAAAAGCATTTTTTCTCTGCTCCTTTCATTTTGTACCTATATAAGATGATAGATGTTCGCTGTGGTTgtttcatgatgtatataagtcGAAGCGTCGGGCTGTACATCCTAAACTTACACAGTCCTACATGTCAGTTGCATCTCCATAAAACTAGCGGAAAACAAGTGTTACTGATTCTTGGGCACCCTGTGTTGACAGGTGTTTTCTTAATTCAGTTATCAAATTACAACTGCCACCTTGTGGGGATGTGAGGAAGTGTCGGGCCATTAAAAGAAGGCTTGGGGGCAGCTGTGTCACCATTGTGCTGCTCTGACCTGGTCCAGACTCGGAAGCAGGGGGTGGGATGAAGCTGGGACCAGGAGCTCCCTGACCTCCACCCACACTGGGGGCGAGCATAGACTCACCTTGACCTGCTCATTGGAGGTGACAGCACAGAAGACGATCTCCGTGAAGCCCTGGGTGGGAAACATGCGGAAGCAAATCCCACCAATGACCCGCCCGTCCTTGATCAAGGCCAGAGTCTTGTGCTTCCTGAGGGGAGAGAGCTCAGGTCACAGGCCTTACCCGCCCCCTGAATGTTCCTCAGGAACCCACCACCCCGGAGGCCTGAGCTGCACACAGTGCTGGGAACTAAGGAGCAAGAAttccccagggatggaggaagagGCCCAGGGAGCAGTGGGGGGTGGCCTGGGCTCTCCCAGGGACCTACGGGTCGAAGACGAGGCGGGCAATGTACTCCTTGGGCATTCGCGGCAGCTGGTGGGAGAAGACATTCTGTAGCCCCACCAGCCACAGCAACACCCGCCGATTGGCCTTGGGTGTGAGCGAGTTGCCGATGACGTGGAACTCAATGATGCCTCGGCGCTCTTCCAGGCGAGCAGTCTCATCCCGGGCGGCGTTGGCCGACAGCAGGCTCGTCTGGGAACCAGAGCAGGGAGTGATGAGCCAGGGTCTCCGGGGGTGAGCCCCCGCCCAATGGGTTGGGAGGCTGGGCTGCCCACCTCGGGCCCTAGCATGGCGGCGGGGTCGGTGATGGTGAGCATGACCTCATTAACCAGCTCCATGGGGATGTCACCCATCACACGGAGCCGCTTGGCGTCCTCCAGGGTCAGGTTCTCTGGGAGCTTCCTCTTCTCGCCTGCTGAGGGGGTTGGCAAGGTCTCCCAGGCACAGCAAGAGAGACCGGGCCAGGGTTGGGTGGGGGAAACAAGGGGTGGAGGTCAGGGGTCAAGTACCCACCTGGCATGGGCTCAGCGCCTCCAGAATCCAGGCTCAAGGAGCTGTTGCTGCTCCCACCCATGGTGGGGCTGAAGATGGGGGCACTGGGAACAACTGCAGCGCTGACTGTAGCTGAGAGAGCAAAAGAGGAAACAATCGGGATGGAACTCAAAGGTAGGGTGTGTCCTGCAAAGATAGCCTGGCTCTCCCACTCCTGTCGAGCCCTCCTGCACATCCCCCCTGCTACCAGtcgcagcccctcctcccccagaggTGCTGAGCTCAGCCAGGAAGGCCAAGCAGACAGCCTGCTGCGCACGTACCTGGCCGGGGCACCAGTTGTGTTCCCTCTGAGGGCGGCATGGTGAAGCCCGACTCCCAGATCGGAGAGTTTGCCCCATAGATCTCCTCCTCCAGCATGGACAGGAATCTGTGGGGAAGGGTACAATCTGTCCCACAACTCTGTCCTCCGACAGGGAGCAGCCTGGGCCAGACACAGGGACTGGAGGCCGCCCAGGGACCTGGGAGACAAAGATGGCCTCTGTGCTCTGGGAGCCCCTCTCTGAAGATAGGAGGACAGGATGATTCAGAAGAGATCAGAGGCCCAGTATGCCAGGGTGAGGAGTGCAGGGGGACAAGGCCTGAAATGATGCCATCCTGTGCTGCGCACCAGGCAGGGCACCCAGTCACCCTGGGCCTCAGTATCGAAATGGGACTCCACCCTCTCCTGCTACCTCCTGCTCCCACCTGGTGGCTGGAGGAGCACAGGAGGGTCTGGATCAGTCAGGAGAgagacagagtgtgtgtgtgtggtgtatgtgggtgtggtgtggtgtgtgggtgtggtgtggtgtgtgtgtgtggtgtggggtatgtgtggtgtgtgtatgtgtggggtgggagtgggggtgtgtgtggtgtggtgtgtgtgcggggtgtgtgtttatgtggtgtggtgtgtgtatagggtgtgtgtggtgtggtgtgtatgtggggTGTCTATgtgtggggtgggtgtgtgtgtgtggtgtgtgtgggtgtggtgtgtatgtggggTATGTATGTGTGGGGtgcgtgtgtgtggggggtgggtgtgtgtctgtggtgcggtgtgggatgtgtgtgggggcgtgtgtgtgtatgtgggtgtgtgtgggtgtgtgtggtgtgtatgtggggtgtgtatgtgtggggtgtgtgtggtgtggggtgtgtatgtgtggggtgtgtggggtgtggtgtgtgtgtgtggggtgtgtgatgtggggggtgtgtggtgtgggtgtgtgtgtgtggtgtggtgtgtatgtggggggtgtatgtgtggggtgggggtgtgtgtggggtggtgtggtgtgtgtgtgtggggtgggtatgtgcgtgtggtgtggtgtgtatgCGGTGTGT
Coding sequences within it:
- the KAT2A gene encoding histone acetyltransferase KAT2A isoform X1, translating into MAEPSQASTPAPAAQPRPLQSPAPAPTPTPTLSPASAPTPAPTPAPAPAPATAPAGSTGTGGPGVGSGGTGSGGDPARPGLSQQQRASQRKAQVRGLPRAKKLEKLGVFSACKANETCKCNGWKNPKPPTAPRMDLQQPAANLSELCRSCEHPLADHVSHLENVSEDEINRLLGMVVDVENLFMSVHKEEDTDTKQVYFYLFKLLRKCILQMTRPVVEGSLGSPPFEKPNIEQGVLNFVQYKFSHLAPRERQTMFELSKMFLLCLNYWKLETPAQFRQRSQAEDVATYKVNYTRWLCYCHVPQSCDSLPRYETTHVFGRSLLRSIFTVTRRQLLEKFRVEKDKLVPEKRTLILTHFPKFLSMLEEEIYGANSPIWESGFTMPPSEGTQLVPRPATVSAAVVPSAPIFSPTMGGSSNSSLSLDSGGAEPMPAGEKRKLPENLTLEDAKRLRVMGDIPMELVNEVMLTITDPAAMLGPETSLLSANAARDETARLEERRGIIEFHVIGNSLTPKANRRVLLWLVGLQNVFSHQLPRMPKEYIARLVFDPKHKTLALIKDGRVIGGICFRMFPTQGFTEIVFCAVTSNEQVKGYGTHLMNHLKEYHIKHSILYFLTYADEYAIGYFKKQGFSKDIKVPKSRYLGYIKDYEGATLMECELNPRIPYTELSHIIKKQKEIIKKLIERKQAQIRKVYPGLSCFKEGVRQIPVESVPGIRETGWKPLGKEKGKELKDPDQLYTTLKNLLAQIKSHPSAWPFMEPVKKSEAPDYYEVIRFPIDLKTMTERLRSRYYVTRKLFVADLQRVIANCREYNPPDSEYCRCASALEKFFYFKLKEGGLIDK
- the KAT2A gene encoding histone acetyltransferase KAT2A isoform X2, which gives rise to MAEPSQASTPAPAAQPRPLQSPAPAPTPTPTLSPASAPTPAPTPAPAPAPATAPAGSTGTGGPGVGSGGTGSGGDPARPGLSQQQRASQRKAQVRGLPRAKKLEKLGVFSACKANETCKCNGWKNPKPPTAPRMDLQQPAANLSELCRSCEHPLADHVSHLENVSEDEINRLLGMVVDVENLFMSVHKEEDTDTKQVYFYLFKLLRKCILQMTRPVVEGSLGSPPFEKPNIEQGVLNFVQYKFSHLAPRERQTMFELSKMFLLCLNYWKLETPAQFRQRSQAEDVATYKVNYTRWLCYCHVPQSCDSLPRYETTHVFGRSLLRSIFTVTRRQLLEKFRVEKDKLVPEKRTLILTHFPKFLSMLEEEIYGANSPIWESGFTMPPSEGTQLVPRPATVSAAVVPSAPIFSPTMGGSSNSSLSLDSGGAEPMPGEKRKLPENLTLEDAKRLRVMGDIPMELVNEVMLTITDPAAMLGPETSLLSANAARDETARLEERRGIIEFHVIGNSLTPKANRRVLLWLVGLQNVFSHQLPRMPKEYIARLVFDPKHKTLALIKDGRVIGGICFRMFPTQGFTEIVFCAVTSNEQVKGYGTHLMNHLKEYHIKHSILYFLTYADEYAIGYFKKQGFSKDIKVPKSRYLGYIKDYEGATLMECELNPRIPYTELSHIIKKQKEIIKKLIERKQAQIRKVYPGLSCFKEGVRQIPVESVPGIRETGWKPLGKEKGKELKDPDQLYTTLKNLLAQIKSHPSAWPFMEPVKKSEAPDYYEVIRFPIDLKTMTERLRSRYYVTRKLFVADLQRVIANCREYNPPDSEYCRCASALEKFFYFKLKEGGLIDK